A section of the candidate division KSB1 bacterium genome encodes:
- a CDS encoding TonB-dependent receptor yields MKRLLLVLAVCAIAVGTALGGTTGKIAGRVTDAQTNEPLPSVNVLLEGTNMGAATDAQGRYVILNVPPGTYVLRMTMIGYKSVRTVDVRVSVDHTTEVNAQLEAAVLLGETVTVTAERPLIQVDATSSRAVVAAEQIQQMPVDNFFQVLELQAGVVRGTGGEIHVRGGRAGEIAYLVDGISVTDGFNASMAVSVENNAIQELELVSGTFNAEYGQAMSGVVNIVTKEGAAHYSGEAAVYVGDYVSRDTSLFYNIDDVNPLATVDARASLSGPIPGLKGKATFFLSGRYYDSDGYLYGIRRYMPADSNDFSNPDPSKWHIEQTGDNKPVPMNPYEKLSGQIKLAYTLRPSMKLTYNLIADDITYQTYSHAYKLNPDGRPMNYTWSYSQILTWTHTVSPKTFYSLKYSNFFNDYKSYVYKNPLQKYQDPEHPGYVHPNRFRASSGYMFYSGGTNMNHYYRNTTTHVYKGEIVSQVHRAHQLKGGFEYRWNKIFLDTFTILLDQSTDYVPQIPDITSPAHDRYQNYPKEFSAYLQDKIELKEMIVNVGVRFELFEPDGRVLTDPQDPNLWLPNKYALLDAVTESGTLRVKVPVRIDPTTRAVTYINPNTGEPLEPTARDIRLVDEVTKNPRLISGPVTFVDPATGAPIRKGNLAWFKKASKKYQISPRVGIAYPITDRGVIHFSYGHFLQIPAYSYLYTNPEFEVTSGFSTYIGNANLEPQRTTSYEMGLQQQLSDDIAISVTGFYKDVRNLLGTKIIETYSSGDMYGLYINRDYGNVRGITFSLTKRPSNYVAATLDYTYSVAEGNASDPEAAFLDAASNREPEKQMVYLDWDQPHTLNASVTVGDGRRWAVSLIGQYGSGLPYTPMFRGIRTAIENSERKPAQYNVDLRANYDFYLRGLRFSVFCNVYNLLDRRNEDYVYSDTGRATYTLIPTYTGEVHGPNTLEEYLVRPDFYSAPREVKVGVGIGF; encoded by the coding sequence ATGAAGAGGCTACTCTTGGTGCTCGCTGTGTGCGCCATCGCGGTGGGCACGGCGCTGGGCGGCACGACCGGCAAAATCGCCGGACGCGTGACGGACGCCCAGACGAACGAACCACTTCCGAGCGTGAACGTGCTGTTGGAAGGGACCAACATGGGCGCGGCCACCGACGCCCAGGGGCGGTATGTGATCCTCAACGTGCCGCCAGGCACGTACGTGCTGCGCATGACGATGATCGGCTACAAGAGCGTGCGCACGGTGGATGTCCGGGTCAGCGTCGACCACACTACCGAGGTCAACGCCCAGCTTGAGGCCGCCGTGCTGCTGGGCGAAACGGTGACCGTCACCGCGGAGCGCCCCCTCATTCAGGTCGACGCCACCTCCAGCAGGGCAGTGGTGGCGGCCGAGCAGATCCAGCAGATGCCGGTGGACAACTTTTTCCAGGTGCTGGAGCTGCAGGCCGGTGTGGTGCGTGGCACCGGGGGGGAGATCCACGTGCGAGGCGGTCGCGCCGGAGAGATCGCATATCTGGTAGACGGTATCTCGGTGACCGACGGCTTTAACGCGAGCATGGCCGTCTCGGTGGAGAACAACGCCATCCAGGAGCTGGAGCTGGTAAGCGGCACGTTCAATGCAGAGTACGGCCAGGCCATGTCCGGTGTGGTGAACATCGTCACTAAGGAGGGCGCCGCCCACTACAGCGGCGAGGCTGCGGTTTATGTGGGGGACTATGTGAGCCGCGACACCTCCCTTTTCTACAACATCGACGACGTCAATCCGCTGGCCACCGTCGATGCGCGAGCGAGCCTCAGCGGCCCCATTCCGGGCCTGAAGGGCAAGGCCACTTTCTTCCTCAGTGGCCGCTATTACGACAGCGATGGCTATCTGTACGGCATTCGCCGCTACATGCCTGCCGACTCCAATGACTTTAGCAATCCTGACCCGAGCAAGTGGCACATCGAGCAGACGGGCGATAACAAGCCCGTGCCGATGAATCCCTACGAGAAGCTTTCCGGGCAGATCAAGCTGGCCTACACCCTCCGGCCGTCGATGAAGTTGACCTACAACCTCATCGCCGACGACATTACTTACCAGACGTACAGCCATGCCTACAAGCTGAATCCCGATGGCAGGCCGATGAACTACACCTGGAGCTACAGCCAGATCCTGACCTGGACGCACACGGTATCGCCCAAGACTTTCTACAGCCTGAAGTACTCGAACTTTTTCAACGACTACAAGAGCTACGTGTACAAGAACCCCTTGCAGAAGTACCAGGACCCTGAGCACCCTGGCTATGTGCATCCGAACCGGTTCCGGGCGTCCAGCGGGTACATGTTCTACTCCGGCGGCACGAACATGAACCACTACTACCGCAACACTACCACGCACGTGTACAAAGGCGAAATCGTCAGCCAGGTGCACCGGGCGCACCAGCTGAAGGGTGGTTTCGAGTACCGCTGGAACAAGATTTTCCTGGACACCTTTACCATCCTCCTGGACCAAAGCACGGACTATGTGCCGCAGATACCGGACATCACCTCTCCGGCGCATGACCGCTACCAGAACTATCCCAAGGAGTTTTCGGCTTACCTGCAAGACAAGATCGAACTCAAAGAGATGATTGTCAACGTTGGGGTGCGTTTTGAGCTCTTTGAGCCGGATGGGCGCGTGCTGACTGACCCGCAGGACCCCAACCTGTGGCTGCCCAACAAGTACGCCCTGTTGGATGCGGTCACCGAATCGGGGACCCTCCGCGTGAAAGTGCCGGTGCGCATCGATCCGACCACCCGCGCGGTCACCTACATCAACCCGAACACGGGCGAGCCACTGGAGCCCACCGCGCGTGACATTCGTCTGGTGGACGAGGTTACCAAGAACCCGCGCCTCATCTCCGGGCCGGTGACCTTTGTGGATCCGGCCACAGGGGCTCCCATTCGGAAGGGGAACCTCGCCTGGTTCAAGAAGGCCAGCAAGAAGTACCAGATCAGCCCGCGCGTCGGCATTGCTTATCCCATTACCGATCGCGGTGTTATCCACTTCTCCTATGGGCACTTTTTGCAGATTCCTGCCTATTCGTACCTCTACACCAACCCAGAGTTCGAGGTTACCAGCGGGTTCAGCACCTACATTGGCAATGCCAACTTGGAGCCGCAGCGTACCACCAGCTACGAGATGGGCCTGCAGCAGCAGCTCTCTGACGATATCGCCATCAGCGTGACCGGCTTCTACAAGGACGTGCGCAACTTGCTCGGCACCAAGATCATCGAGACCTACAGCAGCGGCGACATGTACGGACTGTACATCAACCGCGACTATGGCAACGTACGTGGCATTACCTTTTCGCTGACCAAGCGGCCGAGCAACTATGTGGCCGCGACCTTGGACTACACCTATTCCGTGGCGGAGGGGAATGCTTCTGACCCCGAGGCGGCCTTCCTTGACGCTGCCAGCAACCGCGAGCCGGAAAAGCAGATGGTCTACCTCGATTGGGACCAGCCGCACACGCTCAACGCGAGCGTGACCGTTGGCGATGGCAGGCGCTGGGCGGTCAGCCTCATCGGCCAGTATGGCAGTGGCTTGCCGTACACGCCCATGTTCCGCGGTATTCGCACGGCCATCGAGAATAGCGAGCGGAAGCCGGCCCAGTACAACGTGGACCTGCGGGCCAACTATGACTTTTATCTGCGCGGTCTGCGCTTCTCGGTGTTCTGCAATGTCTACAATCTGCTCGATCGGCGCAATGAGGACTATGTCTACAGCGACACTGGCCGCGCCACCTATACCCTTATTCCCACCTACACCGGCGAGGTGCATGGGCCGAATACGCTGGAAGAGTACCTGGTACGTCCCGATTTCTATTCGGCGCCGCGCGAAGTGAAGGTTGGCGTTGGCATCGGCTTCTGA
- a CDS encoding PorV/PorQ family protein, translating to MKKAGYAVLIAMFVGAWYGVATAQVTKSGTTCAQFLKIGVGARATAMGEAFVATANDVNAIYWNPAGLTQLAGNQATFMHVEWLADISYDFAALAVPLGNAGTVGMFVTSLAVPDDKVRTVFEPEGTGELFGANDLALGLSYARSLTDRFSLGFNGKFIRQNIWSMSSSALALDIGTFFRSKYRDLKIGVCMSNFGTKSRMEGRANLLYVDPDRTIEGNNDQIRAALEVNRWDLPLSLKIGISFDVLRTGFNRLTIAADAVHPSDNYEYLNAGFEYAVRDLVFLRGGYRGMGMDELEGGLTVGGGVRWSLGGAASLALDYSYADFGRLTGVHRYSLVVGF from the coding sequence ATGAAGAAGGCGGGTTATGCAGTGCTGATCGCCATGTTCGTGGGTGCCTGGTACGGGGTGGCCACTGCCCAGGTGACCAAATCCGGCACCACGTGCGCCCAGTTTCTCAAAATAGGCGTGGGTGCCCGGGCCACGGCCATGGGCGAGGCCTTTGTGGCTACGGCTAACGACGTCAACGCCATCTATTGGAACCCCGCCGGCCTCACGCAGCTGGCGGGCAACCAGGCCACCTTCATGCACGTGGAGTGGCTTGCCGACATCAGCTACGATTTTGCCGCCCTGGCGGTTCCCTTGGGCAACGCCGGCACCGTGGGGATGTTCGTGACCTCCCTTGCCGTACCGGACGACAAGGTGCGCACCGTCTTCGAGCCGGAAGGCACCGGGGAACTCTTTGGTGCCAACGACCTGGCGCTGGGTCTCTCTTATGCCCGCTCCCTCACTGACCGTTTCTCCCTCGGCTTCAACGGCAAGTTCATCCGACAGAACATCTGGAGCATGTCCTCCAGCGCCCTGGCTTTGGACATCGGCACCTTTTTCCGCAGCAAGTACCGGGATCTCAAGATTGGGGTGTGCATGTCCAATTTCGGCACCAAATCGCGCATGGAAGGGCGAGCTAATTTGCTCTACGTGGACCCGGATCGCACCATCGAAGGGAATAACGACCAGATCAGGGCGGCGCTGGAGGTCAACCGCTGGGACCTGCCGCTGAGCCTGAAGATCGGCATCAGCTTCGATGTTCTTCGCACCGGCTTCAATCGACTTACCATCGCCGCAGACGCAGTGCACCCTAGCGACAACTACGAGTACCTGAATGCTGGCTTCGAATACGCAGTGAGGGACTTGGTGTTCCTGCGCGGCGGCTATCGGGGTATGGGGATGGATGAGCTGGAAGGGGGGCTCACCGTGGGCGGCGGCGTGCGCTGGTCCTTGGGCGGGGCTGCCAGCCTTGCCCTGGACTACTCGTATGCCGATTTTGGTCGCCTGACCGGTGTGCACCGCTACTCCCTTGTGGTCGGTTTTTGA
- a CDS encoding TonB-dependent receptor encodes MRTVRALVVAFLLLAILPGAWSGTTGKIAGLVRDSQTGDPLPGANVVVPGTMMGAATDAEGRYFILNVPPGTYQLRATMMGYTTSVVENVRVKTDLTTEVNFQLSPTVLDLGQTVTVVAERPLIQRDATASAAVVTSDEIAAAPIETFQQMVETKAGVSVGRDGAIHIRGGRADEIAYLVDGVANVNPFSNTLGLQVATNAIEELSIISGSFNAEYGQALSGVINIQTKEGRQSYTGALSLQTGDILTDYAIEYNKQIGDHYAFRPLNTKELELSVGGPVPGLGKKLALFLSGRYLDDSGYLYGIRLHSPTDFADSTRTGDGKIVAMNPALRRNMQAKLSFFLSPGMKLEYTGLYQNDRWRNYDHARKFIVEGQLQHFERGERHSLKLTHQLSSRAFYTVVGSYYWDQYRYYAYEDPRDPRYVWSGYYKEDSNYEFYTGGTVNSRLVQNAITWSGKFDITAQVGSAHEMKAGVEVKRHDLYRHDYDVLVDQRAEPFVDENGDGAYSPGEPFTDINLDGAWTDAGDDNGNGIRGDIIDAAGRFNNKYHHFPVELAAYVQDKIELADVVVNIGLRFDYFDPAADYLTGWVVQGQPILKPAAVKTQLSPRFSLAHPITDKGKLFFSYGHFFQIPPYSRLYHNPDFEVKPGVIETDIGNADLKPQKTISYELGFEQQLAEDVAVYVKAYFRDIRNLLGQRIYRFASGDAYAFYINRDFGHVKGVTLTLDKRFSNFFSASVDYTYQVAEGNESDPTRTRRDYRLSIEPLKQVVYLDWDQPHTFRINANVARPRNWGVNVIGRFESGYPYTPMGANEIVRVATENSGRKIPIVKFDLHAYKTFPWRMGADKLYLTLYLKCYNLLDRKNENIVWDSTGRTGYGLARYGGVMTDAWENRPHWYSKPRELFMGLSLEF; translated from the coding sequence ATGAGAACGGTCCGAGCTCTCGTGGTAGCCTTCCTGCTTCTCGCTATCCTCCCCGGCGCCTGGAGTGGGACCACGGGCAAGATCGCCGGTCTGGTGCGCGACAGCCAGACAGGGGACCCCCTGCCTGGTGCGAACGTGGTCGTGCCAGGGACGATGATGGGGGCAGCAACCGACGCCGAAGGGCGCTACTTCATCCTCAATGTGCCACCGGGAACCTACCAGCTTCGTGCCACCATGATGGGCTATACCACCTCGGTGGTGGAGAATGTGCGCGTCAAGACCGACCTCACCACTGAGGTGAACTTCCAGCTATCGCCGACGGTGTTGGACCTGGGGCAGACCGTGACGGTGGTGGCCGAGCGGCCGCTGATCCAGCGAGACGCCACGGCCAGCGCCGCAGTCGTCACCTCCGACGAAATCGCCGCGGCGCCCATCGAGACCTTCCAGCAGATGGTGGAGACCAAGGCGGGCGTGTCGGTCGGCCGCGACGGCGCCATCCACATCCGTGGCGGGCGTGCCGATGAGATCGCCTATCTTGTTGACGGAGTGGCCAACGTCAATCCCTTTAGCAACACCCTCGGTCTGCAGGTGGCCACCAACGCCATCGAGGAGCTGTCCATCATCAGCGGCTCTTTCAACGCCGAGTACGGACAGGCGCTCTCTGGCGTCATCAACATCCAGACCAAGGAAGGGCGGCAGTCGTACACCGGGGCTCTCTCCCTGCAGACAGGGGATATTCTCACCGACTATGCCATCGAGTACAACAAGCAGATTGGCGACCACTATGCCTTCCGCCCCCTGAACACCAAGGAGCTGGAGCTCAGCGTCGGCGGTCCTGTTCCCGGTCTGGGCAAGAAGTTGGCGCTCTTCCTGTCCGGCCGCTATCTTGACGACAGTGGCTACCTCTACGGCATACGGCTGCACAGTCCCACGGACTTTGCCGATTCGACTCGCACCGGTGACGGGAAGATCGTGGCCATGAATCCGGCGCTGCGCAGGAACATGCAGGCGAAGCTCTCTTTCTTCCTCTCCCCCGGGATGAAACTGGAATACACCGGCCTCTACCAGAATGACCGCTGGCGCAACTACGACCATGCTCGCAAGTTTATCGTCGAGGGACAGTTGCAGCACTTTGAGCGCGGCGAACGGCACAGCCTCAAGCTCACCCACCAGCTCTCCAGCAGGGCCTTCTATACCGTGGTCGGATCTTACTACTGGGATCAGTACCGCTACTACGCCTATGAGGACCCCAGGGACCCCCGCTATGTGTGGAGCGGCTACTACAAAGAGGACTCCAACTATGAGTTCTACACCGGCGGTACGGTGAATAGCCGCTTGGTGCAGAATGCCATCACCTGGTCGGGCAAGTTCGATATCACGGCGCAGGTGGGCAGCGCCCACGAGATGAAGGCGGGTGTGGAAGTGAAACGCCACGACCTGTACCGGCACGACTACGACGTGCTGGTGGACCAGCGGGCGGAGCCGTTTGTCGACGAAAATGGCGACGGTGCCTATTCCCCTGGCGAGCCCTTCACCGACATCAATCTGGATGGGGCGTGGACAGATGCCGGGGATGACAACGGCAACGGCATCCGAGGCGACATTATCGATGCAGCCGGCCGATTCAACAACAAGTACCACCATTTTCCGGTGGAGCTTGCCGCCTACGTGCAGGACAAAATCGAACTGGCCGACGTGGTGGTCAACATCGGGCTGCGCTTCGACTACTTCGACCCTGCCGCCGACTACCTGACTGGCTGGGTGGTCCAGGGGCAGCCCATCTTGAAGCCGGCCGCGGTGAAGACGCAACTGAGCCCCCGTTTCTCCTTGGCCCATCCGATTACCGACAAGGGGAAGCTCTTCTTCTCTTATGGCCACTTCTTCCAGATCCCGCCCTATTCGCGTCTCTACCACAACCCGGACTTTGAGGTCAAGCCTGGGGTCATCGAAACGGACATTGGCAACGCAGACCTGAAGCCCCAGAAGACCATCAGCTACGAGCTGGGCTTCGAGCAGCAGCTCGCGGAAGATGTGGCGGTGTACGTCAAAGCCTATTTCCGCGACATTCGCAACCTTTTGGGGCAGCGCATCTACCGCTTTGCCAGCGGCGACGCCTATGCTTTCTACATCAATCGCGACTTTGGTCATGTAAAGGGCGTCACCCTCACGCTGGACAAGCGCTTCTCCAATTTCTTCTCGGCCTCGGTGGACTACACCTACCAGGTAGCCGAGGGCAACGAGTCCGATCCGACGCGTACCCGCCGCGACTACCGGCTGTCCATCGAGCCGCTGAAACAGGTCGTATACCTGGATTGGGACCAGCCCCACACCTTCCGCATCAACGCCAACGTGGCGCGGCCACGGAATTGGGGCGTGAACGTCATCGGGCGATTTGAGAGTGGCTACCCGTACACGCCGATGGGGGCGAACGAGATCGTGCGCGTCGCCACCGAGAATAGTGGCCGCAAGATCCCCATCGTCAAGTTCGATCTCCATGCCTACAAGACATTCCCCTGGCGCATGGGTGCGGACAAGCTGTACCTGACCCTTTACTTGAAATGCTACAACCTGCTGGACCGCAAGAATGAGAACATCGTGTGGGACAGCACCGGACGTACCGGTTATGGGTTAGCCCGCTATGGCGGCGTGATGACCGACGCGTGGGAGAACCGTCCGCACTGGTATTCCAAGCCGCGCGAGCTGTTCATGGGTCTCTCCCTGGAGTTTTGA
- a CDS encoding FG-GAP-like repeat-containing protein — protein sequence MNKAIGILATVGCFALLVAGGASAQQYVAQGFHKEFGVHQFDPDHLTCLDEVHAAYDFDHDGKLEFFVLTDESQPNGPYDELDDGACVYLYECTGKDTYELIWAFRDTSLATGGASFPTCCVTDMDGDGWHELLIGIPYGGGYPTPDGNPVRLYVFEGSPSGLPSWDSPTATWNFEAKPGTNTRPAGMAAADIDGDGVAEVACAFRNFSSATKNDALMIFSLLGEFAGPFTQFKIEVMDTTTDVNSIYDAAITDIDNDGKLEALFPSYSKDLFVFYEGVGPDTYSYHTVAGGDMLWAAIHGTVNVDLDGDGKNEVVSGDNRGYFGFIGDVTDLATIGVDNLYQVGMASPNGTRGLTAGDYDGDGKADIFVGGNWSGKVFRIEYVGGDKADSTSYTWEMIYQYPPDTAEARVYDVCFPGDNKNYWQTGNNLVHDMDGDGEPELLIAHETGDANTQDWLMIIEGRGVTAVEIIPGAPVLKSFKLHQNYPNPFNPTTAIVYEMPRAEYVTVRIYDSTGRLVRTLQENKLQPAGSHELIWDATDDMGRSLPSGVYLCHVKMGSLSLTRNMILAR from the coding sequence ATGAACAAAGCGATTGGCATCTTGGCAACGGTGGGGTGCTTTGCGCTGCTGGTAGCGGGCGGGGCAAGCGCGCAGCAGTATGTGGCGCAGGGTTTCCACAAGGAGTTTGGGGTGCATCAGTTTGACCCCGACCACCTCACCTGCCTCGACGAGGTGCACGCCGCCTACGACTTTGACCACGACGGCAAGCTCGAGTTCTTCGTCCTCACGGACGAGTCGCAGCCCAATGGGCCCTATGATGAGTTGGACGACGGGGCCTGCGTCTACCTCTACGAGTGCACGGGCAAGGACACGTACGAGCTCATCTGGGCCTTCAGGGATACCTCCCTTGCCACTGGAGGAGCCAGCTTCCCCACCTGTTGTGTGACCGACATGGACGGCGACGGCTGGCACGAGCTGCTCATTGGCATTCCCTACGGAGGAGGCTATCCGACTCCGGATGGCAACCCTGTCCGCTTGTACGTGTTTGAAGGATCTCCTTCCGGTCTGCCGTCCTGGGATTCGCCAACCGCCACCTGGAACTTTGAGGCCAAGCCTGGCACGAACACCCGTCCCGCAGGCATGGCTGCCGCTGACATCGACGGCGACGGGGTGGCGGAAGTGGCCTGCGCTTTTCGCAACTTCAGCAGCGCCACCAAGAACGACGCCCTGATGATCTTCTCCCTTCTGGGCGAATTTGCCGGCCCCTTCACCCAGTTCAAGATCGAGGTGATGGATACCACCACCGATGTCAACTCCATCTACGACGCTGCCATCACCGACATCGACAACGACGGCAAGTTGGAGGCGCTCTTCCCGTCCTACTCCAAGGACCTGTTTGTGTTCTATGAAGGCGTCGGGCCCGATACCTACAGTTACCACACAGTGGCCGGGGGGGACATGCTGTGGGCGGCGATCCACGGCACGGTCAACGTCGACCTGGACGGCGACGGGAAGAACGAGGTGGTGAGCGGCGACAACCGCGGCTACTTTGGCTTCATCGGCGACGTCACCGACTTGGCCACCATCGGTGTGGACAACCTTTACCAGGTGGGTATGGCTTCGCCCAATGGCACCCGAGGCCTGACCGCTGGTGACTATGACGGCGACGGCAAGGCCGACATCTTTGTCGGCGGCAACTGGTCGGGCAAGGTCTTCCGCATCGAGTATGTGGGCGGCGACAAGGCCGACTCCACCAGCTACACCTGGGAGATGATCTATCAGTACCCGCCCGACACCGCCGAGGCGCGCGTGTACGACGTCTGCTTCCCGGGCGACAACAAGAACTACTGGCAGACCGGCAACAACCTCGTCCACGACATGGACGGTGACGGCGAGCCGGAGCTGCTGATCGCCCACGAGACCGGCGATGCCAACACGCAGGACTGGCTGATGATCATCGAGGGTAGGGGCGTGACGGCAGTGGAGATTATTCCGGGCGCCCCGGTGCTGAAGAGCTTCAAGCTCCACCAGAACTATCCGAACCCGTTCAACCCGACAACGGCCATTGTGTACGAGATGCCGCGGGCGGAGTACGTCACGGTGAGAATCTACGACAGCACCGGAAGGCTGGTGCGCACCCTGCAGGAGAACAAACTGCAGCCTGCCGGCTCCCATGAGCTCATCTGGGATGCCACCGATGACATGGGGCGTAGCCTGCCCAGTGGCGTGTACCTGTGCCACGTGAAGATGGGGTCCTTGAGCCTGACCCGCAACATGATTCTGGCAAGGTAA
- a CDS encoding response regulator transcription factor — MRTRSVLFYDPANGKPNAISSEFHAAGYHCRHATTRTEALQIVESQRPDAVVVFIDRCGEDGYSFCRLVKQQLNLRRMALIIVSSQCSEEDIIRGYEAGADDYVSSLKGPRELVARAGAVIRRISECDPAKIKVKDIEIDLGQQQVRKSGKPLDLTYIQFKLLYLLASRRDKTFSREEILDRVWGGNVCVTSRTVDVHVKRLREKLGERKYPSRYIQTVHGTGYRFMQ, encoded by the coding sequence ATGAGAACGCGGAGTGTGCTGTTCTATGACCCCGCGAACGGAAAGCCGAACGCCATTAGCAGCGAGTTCCACGCAGCAGGGTACCATTGCCGCCATGCGACCACACGCACTGAGGCGCTGCAGATTGTCGAGAGTCAGAGACCCGATGCCGTGGTGGTCTTTATCGATCGGTGCGGCGAGGATGGCTACTCCTTCTGCCGTTTGGTCAAGCAGCAGCTCAACTTGCGGCGCATGGCGCTCATCATAGTTTCATCGCAGTGCAGCGAAGAGGACATCATCCGGGGCTACGAGGCCGGCGCCGATGACTATGTGAGCAGCCTCAAGGGTCCACGGGAGCTCGTGGCCCGCGCAGGGGCGGTGATCCGCCGCATTTCCGAGTGTGACCCGGCCAAGATAAAGGTCAAGGACATCGAGATCGACCTGGGCCAACAACAGGTGCGCAAGTCGGGAAAACCACTAGACCTGACCTACATCCAGTTCAAGCTCCTGTACCTGTTAGCGTCACGTCGGGACAAGACCTTCTCCCGCGAGGAGATTCTTGATCGCGTCTGGGGGGGGAATGTCTGCGTCACCTCGCGTACGGTGGATGTGCATGTGAAGCGCCTGCGGGAGAAACTGGGCGAGCGCAAGTACCCCTCGCGCTACATACAGACCGTTCACGGCACTGGCTACCGCTTCATGCAGTAA